A single region of the Maniola jurtina chromosome 6, ilManJurt1.1, whole genome shotgun sequence genome encodes:
- the LOC123866029 gene encoding MORN repeat-containing protein 4 homolog isoform X2 translates to MAEADSVVAKTGAYKYEDGTRYVGEWNSKGQKNGMGHLMLSDGTRYDGAMTAGLCSGLGVMAFPDGAKYEGEFMQGWFHGHGVFWRSDGMKFEGEFRGGRVWGLGLVTFNDGSNGFPRNEGYFQDCKMVRRKRCPEVVQRAQKVAYMARAQCQQM, encoded by the exons ATGGCGGAAG CAGATTCAGTGGTGGCCAAAACCGGCGCTTATAAATATGAAGATGGTACCCGGTACGTGGGTGAGTGGAACTCCAAGGGCCAGAAAAACGGGATGGGACACCTCATGCTATCTGATGGGACCAGATACGATGGCGCCATGACGGCTGGACTGTGCTCTGGACTTGGAGTCATGGCGTTCCCCGATGGAGCGAA GTATGAGGGTGAATTCATGCAAGGCTGGTTCCATGGACATGGAGTATTCTGGCGATCGGATGGGATGAAGTTTGAAGGGGAGTTTCGAGGAGGCCGCGTTTGGGGATTGG GTCTGGTAACCTTCAACGATGGCAGCAATGGGTTCCCGCGGAACGAGGGTTACTTTCAAGACTGCAAGATGGTCCGTCGCAAGCGTTGCCCTGAGGTGGTCCAGCGGGCACAGAAGGTGGCCTACATGGCCCGCGCACAGTGCCAGCAAATGTAG
- the LOC123866028 gene encoding elongation of very long chain fatty acids protein 4-like, whose translation MAKIVNSTQSVLKGTYDYYLWTLSLSDKRTEGWPLVDSPIPTVIYTLIYLFIVWIGPKVMKNRRPFKLTWLLVPYNLAMAALNGYIAVRLLTASFRLRYSYICEPCRQKYDPDELQIANAVWWYYFSKLLEFCDTFFFILRKKDEQLTFLHVYHHSTMFGFWWIGIKWVPSGSTFLPAMVNSAIHVLMYTYYGLSVFGPLVTKYLWWKKYLTILQLIQFTCALVLGINGIRTGCEFPLWMHYMLIIYMISFIVLFGNFYMNAYLAKGSKCMEVRYGQCLDDEETIQRRKLKDN comes from the exons ATGGCGAAAATCGTGAACTCGACGCAGAGTGTCCTGAAAGGCACGTACGACTACTATTTATGGACCTTATCACTCTCAG ATAAAAGGACTGAAGGATGGCCGCTCGTGGACTCCCCCATACCCACAGTCATCTACACACTAATATACCTATTCATCGTCTGGATCGGGCCCAAGGTCATGAAAAACAGACGTCCCTTCAAGCTTACTTGGCTTCTAGTCCCTTATAACTTGGCGATGGCCGCATTAAATGGCTATATAGCTGTCAGACTACTAACAGCGTCGTTCAGGCTGAGATATAGCTATATATGTGAGCCTTGCCGGCAAAAGTACGATCCTGATGAATTGCAA ATAGCAAACGCGGTATGGTGGTACTACTTCTCGAAGCTTCTAGAGTTCTGCGACACATTCTTCTTCATCCTAAGAAAGAAGGACGAACAGCTGACCTTCCTCCATGTCTACCACCATTCCACGATGTTCGGTTTCTGGTGGATTGGAATCAAATGGGTGCCTAGTGGATCTA CCTTCCTTCCTGCGATGGTCAATAGTGCCATCCACGTACTGATGTATACGTACTACGGCCTCTCGGTCTTCGGTCCTTTAGTCACCAAATACCTGTGGTGGAAGAAATACCTTACCATCTTGCAATTG ATCCAGTTCACGTGTGCCCTAGTCCTCGGCATCAACGGCATCAGGACTGGCTGCGAGTTTCCTCTCTGGATGCACTACATGCTCATCATTTACATGATCTCCTTCATAGTACTCTTTGGCAACTTCTATATGAATGCATACCTTGCGAAG gGAAGCAAATGCATGGAAGTAAGATATGGCCAATGTTTGGACGACGAGGAGACGATCCAAAGAAGAAAACTGAAAGACAATTGA
- the LOC123866029 gene encoding MORN repeat-containing protein 4 homolog isoform X1 produces MAEVADSVVAKTGAYKYEDGTRYVGEWNSKGQKNGMGHLMLSDGTRYDGAMTAGLCSGLGVMAFPDGAKYEGEFMQGWFHGHGVFWRSDGMKFEGEFRGGRVWGLGLVTFNDGSNGFPRNEGYFQDCKMVRRKRCPEVVQRAQKVAYMARAQCQQM; encoded by the exons ATGGCGGAAG TAGCAGATTCAGTGGTGGCCAAAACCGGCGCTTATAAATATGAAGATGGTACCCGGTACGTGGGTGAGTGGAACTCCAAGGGCCAGAAAAACGGGATGGGACACCTCATGCTATCTGATGGGACCAGATACGATGGCGCCATGACGGCTGGACTGTGCTCTGGACTTGGAGTCATGGCGTTCCCCGATGGAGCGAA GTATGAGGGTGAATTCATGCAAGGCTGGTTCCATGGACATGGAGTATTCTGGCGATCGGATGGGATGAAGTTTGAAGGGGAGTTTCGAGGAGGCCGCGTTTGGGGATTGG GTCTGGTAACCTTCAACGATGGCAGCAATGGGTTCCCGCGGAACGAGGGTTACTTTCAAGACTGCAAGATGGTCCGTCGCAAGCGTTGCCCTGAGGTGGTCCAGCGGGCACAGAAGGTGGCCTACATGGCCCGCGCACAGTGCCAGCAAATGTAG